From the Pongo pygmaeus isolate AG05252 chromosome X, NHGRI_mPonPyg2-v2.0_pri, whole genome shotgun sequence genome, one window contains:
- the CPXCR1 gene encoding CPX chromosomal region candidate gene 1 protein: protein MSSPTKEGSDTAGNAHKNSENEPSNDFSTDIESPSADPNMIYQVETNPINREPDTATSQEDVVPQAAENSELETEIQKDQREEDIKEESLLLQIPIPRKLVSLMSELGRVNHLRILLVKIDQNKPLNDRSRSHSGKVEMKANNFRINHKTRFRLSTSWRVPFISNHEIRSMILRLLCDRYFSQAAGCQNTMWVKQKYIACLYHPNSFTHHERAIIFRRPSRVHYYRPLTERMTSGKFCKSTDTKGKCRFRAIVRSVLFVSQMQIQSIFNRKGFVDILRYSHTMKVMIINTNNGWKYFCPICGRLFNTYSELRQHLWSSSGN from the coding sequence ATGAGTTCTCCTACTAAAGAAGGAAGTGATACAGCTGGAAATGCTcacaaaaattctgaaaatgagCCTTCTAATGACTTTAGTACAGACATAGAGTCTCCATCTGCTGATCCCAATATGATCTATCAGGTAGAAACCAACCCAATAAACAGGGAGCCAGACACAGCAACCTCCCAGGAAGATGTTGTTCCTCAAGCAGCAGAAAACAGTGAGCTCGAAACAGAGATCCAAAAAGATCAACGAGAAGAAGATATAAAAGAAGAGTCTCTTCTACTTCAGATCCCCATTCCCAGAAAATTGGTCTCTCTTATGTCAGAATTAGGAAGAGTTAACCATCTGAGAATCCTGCTAGtaaaaattgaccaaaacaagCCCTTAAATGATAGATCAAGATCCCACTCAGGGAAAGTTGAGATGAAAGCAAACAATTTCCGCATAAATCACAAAACTCGTTTTCGACTTTCAACTTCATGGAGAGTCCCATTTATTAGCAATCATGAGATAAGAAGTATGATTCTCCGTCTGCTATGTGATAGATATTTCTCTCAGGCTGCAGGGTGTCAGAATACCATGTGggtaaagcaaaaatatatagcATGTCTTTACCATCCAAATAGTTTCACCCATCACGAGAGAGCCATAATATTTAGAAGGCCTTCGAGGGTGCACTACTACCGTCCCCTCACTGAGAGAATGACATCAGGAAAATTTTGCAAATCAACTGACACTAAAGGGAAATGTAGATTCCGTGCTATTGTGAGGTCTGTGCTCTTTGTGTCACAGATGCaaattcaaagtatttttaatagaaaaggtTTTGTGGATATATTGAGATATAGCCATACCATGAAGGTTATGATCATAAACACCAATAATGGTTGGAAATACTTTTGTCCCATCTGTGGAAGGCTTTTTAACACTTACTCTGAATTAAGACAACATTTATGGAGCTCTTCTGGGAATTAA